TAAATCTTCTGCATTGTAGATTGGTCGTGACACAAGTGTAGGTGACATAGTTTATTCCTTGCGAAAGTAAAACaatattcacaacctagatagagTTTGACaccctatcgtgaaaggttgtaATATTAGTCCGCAAATAGCTATCATTCGGTGTGGTATATTGATAAACACAAAGTAATTCTTTTAAGACCTATATGCAAAATATGTTATGCAATTAATATTCGTacaatttgatattttgacaTGTATTGTGAGATATGTACAAAATGGACTTAGAAAAGGACAGAAAGAGGTCAGAAttgaaattcataaaaatcacaCCAAGTCAATGGTCCTCTGACCCAAAGTTACTAGTTGATGGGGGTCCAACGGTTCGTTGCGGAAGCACACCAGAGCTGACATCCCGCTCTTTGGTCCGCTGAGACGAAGTCAACGGTCCATTGGATGCCGAGAGTTCAGAATCAAGTCAGCAGTCCACTAAGTTCAGGAGCCGAGTGCGAAGGTGTGCAAAGAATGTCGTGTGCACGCGTCTTCCCCAACAGAGATATTTATAAGTTCTCGAACTtccaaaaatactactccctgtGTCCCATAAAATTAGGGACATTTGGGATGACAcgaaaattaatgcataatctataaagtaagagagaaaatgagaaggtagttaaaatagtattagtaGAATTAGGACACACACATTATTAGTGTATTATAATAGGCATCAGTGGTacaaaaagcaaataaattgatgtatatgaaaaaagtacaattaaaatcttgagttttttaaacacataaaagtgaaataaagttCGTATGAATCATATTCCTAggatttaatttcatataaacttttttcctattaactttattttcccGTCAAATAAATATAGCCTAGATGTATACTTCCTAGGTCCACCAATAAGTgtctcattttgtcattttcgccTGTCCATCAATACAAGTTAGACCTGCTCAAGGTTtacggaaccggcggttaactgCGAAACCGTAACCGCTGGACCGAAACCGCGAGAAATATCCCGAACTGAAACCGTGAATTTtagaaccgtggttcggttcaggttctgAATTTTTCAAACCGAAACCACGACCGAACCGTCGGTTCCGGACAGTTCCGAATCATCGGTTAACCGCGATTTCACGATTCTAACACGAAACACGAGGAATCGCTGCACCATGTGATGTTTCAGCTTTTTGAAGACGGTTTGTTGACCAAAATCGGGGTTTAGTGATAAAACCGACGGTTCCATAGTTTTGCACAAGGAGATTTTCGTCGTTCCCGCTTCCACCGTCGTCGTTGAGCAAGCTTTTAGTTTCGGTGGTTGTGTCCTAGATGACAAAAGGAGTAGCCTCTCCGCCAAAAACATGGAGAAGCCACTGTGTTACTTGATGATTGGGCAAAGGCGGACATGAGGACACAATAGCTAGATTTCGACTTCCGTGTAGAAAGTGATGGTGCAGATTTTACCACAGATAAAGAGGTCGGAAGCGATACCGCACAACAATATCATTGACGGGGAAGCGGCAAGCACGGCCGACCAAAAAGGTAAGCGAGGTAAGAGAACTACGAGGGCTTTGatttctcaataaaattgTGGATAGATAGACAACCCaacttaaatttgaaaaatctaACTTTGAAAGTTTAAGTTGAGCTCAAgcccttttcaattttttccttttccccccatttcatgtttttttagtttacGTTTAGACGAGTACAACACTTGTAAATTATATCACATTGTATTTTGATTGCCGATTTTATCacattgtaatttgtatatgtaaagtttaaatttgtaatgtaTTGTTGTCCGTTTCAACTCTACTTCAATGAAATTGATATCATTTTCACCTTACTCGtcttactttaatttaaactatccattttcttgttccaatttattttataatttcaaactacatggcaataaaaaaaaggaaaaaacccGCGAAACCGAACCTAAACCGCTACGAACCATCCGAAAACCGAGTTCAGAACCGAAACCAAAACCGAAATCACCGGTTCTCGAACCGAAACTGAGACCGTGAAACAGCctcacggttcggttccggttccataTTTCCCAAAACCGGAACAGGCGGTTCCGAACGAAAAACCTCTGGTTTGTGAACCGTGGGCAGGTCTAATACAAGTCCCATTTatctttaccattttttttaatggaccacattccactaattttatcCCGCTCACGTTTCATTATAAaagctaatatataaaagtaggacccacttCCTGCCAACCTTTTGTCACccactttttattaatatattttttaatactcatGCCTAGTCAAATATGACTTTATATGATGGACGGGGTGGGAGTACATTACAATTAAGAAACCTCccatagtactatattttttttattcagaGTTCTCCCATGATTGATGTATACCAAAAACCTCTCACAATATATTTCTTCCGTCtctaaaaaatatgaactatttccttttttagtctgtccttgaaaattatgaacttcctaattttggaaactcatttttctctaATAAGATGAGACTCATTCTAGCAATACTaaaaactttctctctctttcttactaCCTTTCTAATATGCATTAAAGCTCGTATCGAACTAAATGTTTACTCTTTAAAGATGGAAAaagtacttatttttattcaaagtTCTCCCTTGATATATCAATATagaatattgttttattaagaCAAAACTCAAAGTTGAGAGAGAATCTATATCGTCCACTCctttaaagataaatttagagaaaaacgggaaatctaacaaaatttaaactaagtattttaattttcaatttctgtCAACACGTGTAACCTGCTTGATTACACATGTTTAAACCAAGTGTTCTATAGTCACCTTCTGTTTTTCAGTTAATAGGCAGTGTAAAAATGATTTAGTTCGGCAAAAATGACAACGTTGCTTCTTTTGGTTATAATATTTGATTGGTTTGATTAGATTAGATAACTATACAAGTCACGTTTGCAGCCAAACACCATAAACTAGATTCATTAAGTTTCACAAATTTGCGTCCAACCAGCATCTTAGATCTCATATCCCGGGAATCGGGACCTCTCCGGCGCGAGCAAATCGAACCACACGCAAGCCGCCCCGGCCACCCCTTGAAAGAGGGAGTAGGTATGCTCGCCTCCACCACAACCACCACCAGCAATGTGATGATACAAATAGCTTGCGAATGCCTTGGCTCGTTCCTCGTATATGGTCTCCCCTGTCAGCCGGGCTAGGGACAGGAACGCATAAGCATTCCCAGCAACACCGTCTCCCAGCCCCGCCTTCTTCACCAAGCCGCTCTTCCACACAACTTCTCCAGCTTCAATGGCTGCATCACGAAACTCCCTGTCGCTCGGGAACACCTGTGATATAGGTACTGCACTAGGTCAAAATCTGTACTCTGTATGGTTCTCGGTCTTATACGATAATTCGACCACAAATAAACACTGAATCACACATGGATCAAGAACCATGAAACAACCTTACACAtgttttttgcaaaaaaactaattttgcTGACCTCTGATGCTTTGCACAAGGTTATAGCAATCCCACCAGCTCCGTGAGACCACTGGACGAGCTTATCCCTCGGGTTTCCCTCGCTCACAGGATAGTTCCCACTGTGCAGGAACCGGTTGCTCATCATGTATCTCAGAGTCGCCTTGACGTCCTTCATATCATCTTCGGACAAGGGGAAGTGCAACAGCACGTGTAAAATACCAGCAAGGCCGTGAGCTGCACCCCAGTACCTGGTTCCGTGCCACCTGTACATGAGCGGGCAAGCTAGGTTATCAGAAGCACCGGCCCGGCCACCAGCTAGCACTGCTGCAACAACGCCCATGAGAAGATCACTAGGGACTGTTTGATCTCCCAAGTATTTGTTTACTAGCAGAGCAGCCCACAGGAATCCAGCCCGGCCATAAAGAAGGTCGTACGACATCCCAAATCCACCTTCTTCGGGTCCAACAGGAAGGGCTTTCTCTTGTGCCATCTGATATGTATATTAGTCAATTCAATACTATCTCATTACGTACAAATGTTTCATGACAATCAACTAATAACCAAATGGTACCTCTAGGAAACAGTTCAAGTAGAAGTTACGCTTCTCTTCGTCGCCAGAGTAATTCGCACAAATGGCCCCGAGTGCATAAACCCCTCCTCTACCACAGAGGAAGGTAACATGTCTGGAAAACAGGTAAAAAGATCGAATTGAATGTCACAAAATTGAGGCAAATGGATTGATGAAAACGGTAAACGGATCAGTTCTTAAATAGAATTACCAAGACAGATGAACTGATCAAGTTTCTAGGTCCAATTTTCTGTGTTTTAAGGGTTAAAGGCacctcaaattcaaaatagcACCAAATTATATCTTCATCAATGAAAATTTGCAGCAAATTTAGTTGGAAAAATCACACACGTGCTAAATGACCCTATCAACATAAAGCGATTGATTTGAATCAACCTGTTGGATGTATGAGCTGCGGCGGCGACGATTTCAGCGCAGAGGTGCAAATCGCGGCGATCTCCGGTGGCCTCATAAGAGCGCAGGCACACGAACGCCGTCCCCATCAGTCCAGTGTATACAGTCGGGTCCAAGCTCCCTTCAGCTCCTCGGCGCCTCCACGTCATCTCCACCacctaatttataaaaaaaagtaaaataaaattgtacaaCACACACGCGTTCCGTACATGGAGAAATCCCTAATTTTCGCCCTAATTGGGGAAATAAAGCATCAACATTCAGAAATAGGTAAGGGAAAATCCTAATTCGAAGTCCAGAAAAGCGAAATACCTGATCTTTGAGGGAGACGGCGGCTCGGAGGAAAGCATCACTGGTGAGAGAGAGATCGGAATCGGCGGGATCAGAAGCAGCTCCGAGCAGCTCAAACTGTTCATCCACATCATCACGGCTGCTGCTGTTGTCGTTGTCCTTGGAAGCATACTCCACCAGCCAAGACGACATTCTCGCTCTTCTCTCTTGTGGCGGTAAAAATGTCGGTATGGATATATGTAGAGAAGAATCTGGAAGTGTGAGAGGGATATTTATAGCGAGAGATGAGATGCCGATTGCCGATGCTGCTGTTTTGTCAATTTGCAGTAACCTTATGCACTGCGCAACTGCCACGACACGCGACTACTTTGATACTGTTTCAAATTTACAGCTAGCCTAGTCACTTGTTGCTAATCAGAAAATGTACCAAGTATATATTGGtatatttaacataaataataaaggtAATATAAACAGaaacattaatatttaaaaaaaaaataggtcaAAAGTCGAACATTACAATGATAATAAGGGGCAATTAATATAGTCATATCATTCGAGCATCTGCAACGGGTCTCATTCGGATGATACGTACGACCGGGACGAGACCACATCGAGAGCCGTTGCTGTCGTCTTGCCGCGAAGACCACGTCTCCTGGCTAACGGACTCACTCTCACCACGTGGCGTGCCCTGTAGTAGGTGGTGACGTCtgattgtttttgtttataagAATTGAGCGCCGCCTACCCATCTATAAACCGATATGtagcaattaaataattcaaaggCTAAGAATTCAGCTAATTTATATGGACGATGCCTAAGATCAAAACATCATCATACCAGTAGAcatgcccaaggtttaccgaaccggcggttaaaattgaaaccgtaaccgccggttacggttccgaaccgaaaccgtgagaatttacCCGAACCAAAACCgtcgatttttgaaccgtggttcggttcagattcaaaaaatttcgaacCAGAACCGCGAAAAACCACCGAAAAACCGTGAAATCAAgccggaaccgcaaaaaaatcgacggttcggaaccgtgaaaaaccaCCGAAAAACCGTCGGTTCGGAACTGAAACCGTATCCGGCGGTTTTGGAACCAGAACCGTAACCGCGAAACACTctcgcggttcggttccgattaaacaatttccaaaaccgtAACCACCGGTTcctgaaccgtgggcacctctacATACCGATATGTAGCAAAAAATACTAAAGAAAGGTAAACTCGGTACATCCGAAAATCAGCTTAGAGTAAATAAAATCGAACTCCAAATCGTGGTACGTGGCAAAAGAAATTACCAAATcatgacaaaattaatttacactTTAGTTCCCAATGAAAACTCAACACTAATAGTAacattataaaatcatttatagATGAATGACATAACGCattctaatttaataatgaaaacGCTTGTTTGTGAGCTGTGGGTCATATTCAATATGGATATCGGAAAGAATAAACGTGGGAGATTTCAGTGTTGGAAACAGTCATAGACAACGACTACTATATTTCTTGATAAATAAGTATATtctgaaaattatttaatatcctATGGCACACATGGGCcgcatataaaaaatattaaaaaaattggatgaaaaattaatgaaatactaTTATACTTTTACATACTATATCTGTTTCAGAAAAATACTCCTTTTGCTATTTGAACTCAGCCCATAAAACTAGTTCACTTtctagtttttaaattttttcagtACGCATTATATTATGCTACTAATAAGGTAAAATTCATAATCTACTGATACTACttcctttatatttttctttctatttctctttctttttttttataatttaccaattttatatgGATGCATGTGACATACTCAATGTCCCTACTTTTAGGGGACAAAATGAGACGTGAGAttcttttactaaaattagtaaatagaAATAAGCATATAATAATTAACCTCGTTAAATAACAGTATGAGATATAGTAATAGATACTTAATGGCTGATAAAGTAAATAGTAGTGTATGGGACatttaaatatagtattattgtaCTTCCTATaaaggagtatattattttggaaaaattatctAAAGATATAGTAATgctattttataatttcaataattatactagaactattttttaaacataagATAAATTGACTtgattcaatattaattttggtgaAACCTAAGATgcatgtatttaattttgccTTACTTTGGATTCAtttgtcaaataaaaatttctgatttttattcacataaaagtaatattattatatctgATGCAGCCATATAATCTCTTGCTCAATGACTTAAATCTaacataaattgaaaaatccaAGTACGTGAAACCGTAACTTTAGCCACCCTCAAAAAaggataattttaaataaaataatctataaatgtcacaaaatataaaattggaacGTAACGTCGTTTTCACAAGGTATTTACGGCCACCACGTTATTCACATGCATCTATACCTTGTACGCGGTcgttactttattaattagtaatcctactactattattagtttaaaaatactaatcaAGTACAAAATGTTAAACGTGATGTGTATAGGTTTTTTAATAGGCCCGTTTAAAAACATACTCCCccatccacgaaaaataggacacattgtgaattgcacgagttttaatgtggaattggtaaaataagagagaatgaaaaaaaataagagagactTAATATTAGTTGAATGAAAGgttcatattattagtaagagagaagggaaaaaaaagtaagagagaagtattgttagtagaatgtggggttcatattattagtaagagaaaagggcaaaaggaaaaaagagtaaatgtgctctatttttcgttgacaaccaaaaatgacaaatgtgctctattttttatgaacggagggagtaaaatgtAATATAAGGCTTTAAATGCATCCGCAACATGGATGACCCGGTACCACCCATAGGAAAGGGACCGGGGTGACCCGTTGCGAGTGTTCCCTCCGCGAGATTCACGGCACCAAGGGATGGAGGGTTGTCCCTCCACGCCTCCCCCAAAGGCTAATCAGGCCCACTACTCCAAATACAACTgttatacaaaaaatttataaccatTATTTTAATCCCTTAATATCTTTTATAAAATCACgtataaatatctcattcaTTTTGCTCCTACTTTTTTGCACTAAAAAAATctttcacttattttttattaaaaaaaggttCTACATAAACTTTGTTGCAAAAATATCTGGCAAAGACGATGATCCTTGGCGCCAATGAGATATCATACTCAAAAAACTCTCTCATTCGATTTTCTCTCTTCGTTCTACTGATGAtaactcacttttatttttaatttgtcttaactaaaatgatttatattaaaataaaaatatatttatctcgattttattttttcttactttaataTGTAAAATACAATTGCATGATATTGTTTATGGAGTGAAAAGTACAGACACCTATGTATAAATAATCTAGTAAAAGAACATATTTAAGAGATGAGTTGCGAATAACTTTCACATGATCACACCCCACTCGTGTATGTACTTACCACTATGATATAATTGCATTAAAAGATAATGGATTTGGGAGTGATAGATATTACCGTATGAAGATAATGTTTCCTTAtctttaggaaaataattaatttgcatCACTTTCTCATGAAGTGACCTACTTTGTTCGGTAGCACAGCACAATCAATTTGGATCGCCCATTTCAGACAAGGTGCAAAATATCACGTTTTTAGATACTatactctataaatataataatggtTATATTTGTCGCTaacaattattttcatataataaaTGTGTGGTTATTATTATACCATGTATGAAATGTACTTAAAGACATTTATTTGAAGGTATAACATTGTAGTATCGATCATGCATAATATCATCCATCTAAGATTCTAAATATATACTGTAATGTACAAACAATATGAAGGGACAACACATGAGATAAAGTTCTTAACCACATATTCATCtaatatataacatatataattacggaactagaaatttaaataagtaggtacataaatttaaataagcaTACACATATATTGTCTATACAATTTTTACGTGACAGTGATGCTGGATGATAGGAGTTATTGTTTTCGGTGAGTCGTCATATGTCTTGAAACCATcgaaaaatagttttatattgattttattttaaaaatttatctttCATTATATACGATTAAGATATCTGTTAAGTATTTGTCTCCAGTTCTATTTCGCAAATTTGTCTTACTAAGTTACATTGAAGAAAATATACTCTCTCAACATATATTGTCACAACTGAAGGAATTAACgttaactaaattaaatagtatatcaagaaaaaaaacttttatCTCATccaatataaatcatactcaTTGCTAGAATTTTCAAAGCTTCAACGTTGGAAACCAATTTTAtcaactactactatattattagtattaccACCGGCTCCACGCACAGGTCATGTGATATTCATTTAATGAATAcaaattctaaataatttaacaGATATAAGAATTAATACTCTATCCGTCTTAtgttactcgcacttttcAGTTTAGGTCGccaatttggaattgaatttttagtgtaattatattagtattttaagaGTAATGACAAATCACTTGAAGGAACACTTAGTTAACTCTAATATATTACTTGAATACCTTAATTCTTACATAAATTGAAATAGTGTAAATAgtttgggacaaactaaaatagaaaattgggaGTAAcatgggatagagggagtatcatttcgTACACTTTACAAAAAAGTATACTCCATCGGTCTCACTCTAAgtgaaacattttttatttgacacaaaattttgtagatatttattttgtcaattgattggagaaaaaataaattaaaaacacaataCAATGGGAAAAATTCCAATACCTTTTCTATAACTATCCTCACCATAAAAGAATAGAAGTGAGTATTGCAGTGCAAGAATGTGGGataaattataatgatttCGCACATGAATATTTACTTGCACACTCTATTCTTTGTACTTTGAGTTTTGGAAGAGTAAGAATAAGTGATGaaactagtatattttaaagaagTGGAAGAGGCAAAATGTGTCATTAAATTGCCTGACTTTTCCTTCATGCATATAGATGATAGATGATGTGAAAGCCACACTGATCAAATAGCCTTATACTCTCTCCGGCtaacaaaaatatgcattttttgttggaaacgaattttaatgcatattgGTAAAATAAAGAGAGGTAGAAAGAAAATGTAAGTGGAAAATGTGTCTCACCTTcttagagaaaaaatagtttttaaaattagaaagtgcatatttttataggattgattaaaaaagaaagagtgcaTACTCTTGAGAGACAGAGGGAGGACGAGTGCATAGTTATAGTAATGAATAGcgaataaattttatgttcaatTAATAGatagttttctattttaaatgacaattttgtactccctccgtcccgctttagcagtcccattgacttttctgccctctttttgtaaaaatgataaaaaatagttaaagttgagaaatggtaaagtaagaaagacaataatgtagataagactcttctctatattattctctctcttaatttaccatttctcctctttaactattttttatcatttttacaaaaagaaggcagaaaagttaatgggactgctaaagcgggacggagggagtaatagtttTTGTAAATTGTCCTTTTATATTAGAATAGATAGAGTAAATTAACTTGAACTTCTTAGAACTAATTCAGATTggaaaattgttaaattagttttttgtaaaaacattacaattaaattgatagttcaaacaattaaaataaactataaatataatttaaaaccCAACACAACACTTAAAACTGCCTGCCAATTAAATTACCAAACCCAATTCATGCTAAAAAATGCCTGCCAATTACAAATCTCAAACctaaaagaaggaaaaataaaaacacaacacTTTGACTCTTATATCATGAATGTTTGcaaattcatgtaaaaaataaattgaaaaagggAAGAGAAGATGTAGAAGACAGGATTGAGCGTGAGGATTAGGTCAAGAAGGGCTAATTTTAGAATGCGATTATGTTTCTTGATGCAGATTTCGAGAATGGAAAACAAAGCTCCGCTTTAGTGATATAAGTTACCACCCAAAGTTGGTACACACTTTTGGGCCTTT
The genomic region above belongs to Salvia hispanica cultivar TCC Black 2014 chromosome 3, UniMelb_Shisp_WGS_1.0, whole genome shotgun sequence and contains:
- the LOC125215920 gene encoding lanC-like protein GCL1 isoform X2; protein product: MSSWLVEYASKDNDNSSSRDDVDEQFELLGAASDPADSDLSLTSDAFLRAAVSLKDQVVEMTWRRRGAEGSLDPTVYTGLMGTAFVCLRSYEATGDRRDLHLCAEIVAAAAHTSNRHVTFLCGRGGVYALGAICANYSGDEEKRNFYLNCFLEMAQEKALPVGPEEGGFGMSYDLLYGRAGFLWAALLVNKYLGDQTVPSDLLMGVVAAVLAGGRAGASDNLACPLMYRWHGTRYWGAAHGLAGILHVLLHFPLSEDDMKDVKATLRYMMSNRFLHSGNYPVSEGNPRDKLVQWSHGAGGIAITLCKASEVFPSDREFRDAAIEAGEVVWKSGLVKKAGLGDGVAGNAYAFLSLARLTGETIYEERAKAFASYLYHHIAGGGCGGGEHTYSLFQGVAGAACVWFDLLAPERSRFPGYEI
- the LOC125215920 gene encoding lanC-like protein GCL1 isoform X1, coding for MSSWLVEYASKDNDNSSSRDDVDEQFELLGAASDPADSDLSLTSDAFLRAAVSLKDQVVEMTWRRRGAEGSLDPTVYTGLMGTAFVCLRSYEATGDRRDLHLCAEIVAAAAHTSNRHVTFLCGRGGVYALGAICANYSGDEEKRNFYLNCFLEMAQEKALPVGPEEGGFGMSYDLLYGRAGFLWAALLVNKYLGDQTVPSDLLMGVVAAVLAGGRAGASDNLACPLMYRWHGTRYWGAAHGLAGILHVLLHFPLSEDDMKDVKATLRYMMSNRFLHSGNYPVSEGNPRDKLVQWSHGAGGIAITLCKASEVSKISFFAKNMCKVFPSDREFRDAAIEAGEVVWKSGLVKKAGLGDGVAGNAYAFLSLARLTGETIYEERAKAFASYLYHHIAGGGCGGGEHTYSLFQGVAGAACVWFDLLAPERSRFPGYEI